The Streptomyces phaeolivaceus genome has a window encoding:
- a CDS encoding IS701 family transposase gives MDTERAVLVWAGWFDDFFASLAGVFGRVEPRRMAMSYVKALIAPVERKNGWQIAEHVGHATPDRVQWFLARSTWCADQLRDALRLFVVQFLARPDGVLVLDETAFLKKGRMSAGVAPQYAGITGQIENCQVAVFCAYATDTGRALIDRELYLPAAWCEDAGRCQLQRIPRPRAKAVVTKPELGRRMVERCRRARVPFGWVAADSAYGQDRKLRAALERRRIPYVMAVPVDETVHTRGTGNLRVDAFAAAVPLLFERRSCGAGAKGPRSYDWALAEVTWPGGAEGGPRRGYVHLLLVRRSVTDPTRIAYFAVHARAGTPIGEIVRVMGLRWSIEDCFETAKSDCGLDHYEVRTWDAWHRHITLSMAALAFLTITDTRTRHLPEPDSTADLPTPTDPARTSEKGEHRGLLKS, from the coding sequence GTGGATACGGAACGGGCGGTGCTGGTCTGGGCGGGCTGGTTCGATGACTTCTTCGCCTCTTTGGCGGGGGTCTTCGGGCGGGTCGAGCCGCGCCGGATGGCGATGTCGTATGTGAAGGCGTTGATCGCGCCGGTCGAGCGGAAAAACGGCTGGCAGATCGCTGAGCATGTCGGGCACGCGACGCCGGACCGGGTGCAGTGGTTCCTGGCGCGTTCGACCTGGTGCGCGGATCAACTCCGCGACGCTCTGCGGTTGTTCGTCGTGCAGTTCCTGGCCCGCCCGGACGGGGTGCTGGTGCTGGACGAGACAGCGTTCTTGAAGAAGGGCCGGATGTCGGCCGGGGTGGCCCCGCAGTACGCCGGGATCACCGGGCAGATCGAGAACTGCCAGGTCGCGGTGTTCTGTGCCTACGCCACCGACACCGGCAGGGCGTTGATCGACCGCGAGCTGTACCTGCCGGCCGCATGGTGCGAGGACGCCGGTCGCTGCCAGCTCCAGCGCATCCCCCGCCCCCGCGCGAAGGCCGTGGTCACCAAGCCCGAACTGGGGCGGCGCATGGTCGAACGGTGCCGCCGGGCCAGGGTCCCGTTCGGATGGGTGGCCGCCGACAGTGCCTACGGCCAGGACCGCAAGCTCCGTGCCGCCCTCGAACGCCGCCGCATCCCCTACGTCATGGCCGTCCCGGTCGACGAGACCGTGCACACCCGCGGCACCGGAAACCTGCGCGTGGATGCGTTCGCCGCCGCCGTCCCGCTCCTGTTCGAGCGCCGCTCGTGCGGAGCCGGCGCCAAGGGGCCGCGCTCCTACGACTGGGCACTGGCCGAGGTCACCTGGCCCGGCGGCGCCGAGGGCGGCCCCCGCCGCGGCTACGTCCATCTCCTGCTGGTGCGGCGCTCGGTCACCGACCCCACCCGGATCGCCTACTTCGCCGTCCACGCCAGGGCCGGCACCCCGATCGGCGAGATCGTGCGCGTGATGGGCCTGCGCTGGAGTATCGAGGACTGCTTCGAGACCGCGAAGTCCGACTGCGGCCTGGACCACTACGAAGTCCGCACCTGGGACGCCTGGCACCGCCACATCACCCTGTCCATGGCCGCCCTCGCCTTCCTGACCATCACCGACACCCGCACCCGCCACCTCCCAGAACCCGACAGCACTGCCGACCTGCCCACGCCGACCGATCCGGCCAGGACCTCCGAAAAGGGGGAACACCGAGGGCTGTTGAAAAGCTGA
- a CDS encoding MmyB family transcriptional regulator, which produces MQSPLVTRTLKRARARRNPSDIAGFEAVFGCRSRLGVTQAETAHLAGVSRRWYNALEAGRPANYSDAFLYSVRRILDLNAEEWDIVYRLTRGHSPAAAPVVLPDGSLPDPIRTLVEQSATWAVYLSDHRWDILSYNPMTLEYFPWMKYGLNVMEWALTWPEARAQLINWQDEWALPMIAQLRVHAEQWRHDERLSAVIEIVRANPEARRLWDSPSLPAITHPVSGQPRRLYLPRQGGREFAIRLIALTPMELPSCRMMVIIPA; this is translated from the coding sequence GTGCAGTCCCCGCTCGTCACCCGCACCCTGAAGCGGGCGCGGGCGCGACGAAATCCCTCGGACATCGCGGGCTTCGAGGCCGTTTTCGGGTGCCGATCCCGTCTTGGCGTCACTCAAGCCGAGACGGCGCATCTGGCCGGCGTCAGCCGCCGCTGGTACAACGCGCTGGAGGCCGGCAGGCCCGCCAACTACAGCGACGCCTTCCTGTATTCCGTCCGCCGTATCCTCGATCTCAACGCAGAAGAGTGGGATATCGTCTACCGCCTCACGCGTGGGCATTCCCCCGCGGCGGCGCCGGTCGTCCTCCCCGATGGATCGCTGCCCGATCCCATCCGTACCCTCGTCGAGCAGAGTGCCACGTGGGCCGTCTATCTCAGCGATCACCGCTGGGATATTCTGTCCTATAACCCCATGACGTTGGAGTACTTCCCCTGGATGAAGTACGGCCTCAATGTCATGGAGTGGGCTCTCACCTGGCCGGAGGCCCGCGCCCAGCTCATTAACTGGCAGGACGAGTGGGCGTTACCCATGATTGCTCAGCTTCGCGTCCATGCCGAACAGTGGCGCCACGACGAACGCCTAAGTGCCGTCATTGAAATTGTCCGTGCGAATCCCGAGGCTCGCAGGCTATGGGACTCGCCCAGTCTTCCCGCCATCACCCACCCCGTATCAGGTCAACCCCGCCGCCTATATTTGCCGCGGCAAGGTGGCAGGGAGTTCGCCATTCGACTCATCGCGCTGACACCGATGGAGTTGCCTTCCTGCCGTATGATGGTCATCATCCCCGCATAG
- a CDS encoding MAB_1171c family putative transporter, whose product MSVADAIVSLIIALLLLQAVIRIPAALLGRRRARSLWGAFAAFSLSWCLRTDAGRAVIDVLGVNDLPTLLKHVLGITGICVLLTYVTDVYSSEDATALHIRITSVVRRAAARTSLATILCLAGVFFFALDRSKTAADSPYFMGRHAGEPGLAVYMGLFYLYTAAAAAVCGYQWGRAARHAHRWALRIGLALMASGMALVAVYAVVRISYVVVTTIRPVSLATSIEQENFTDGLLYAGFLLWALGSITPATRALIGRIQSTKDVFGLYPLWRDLAVALDGIALYAPSNMLDGHRAAAFFNTARDVISQFVTPQVRLGRYVTEIRDSIQQLRRRAPADLFVRARQLAESQGHTGADADAVAEAYWIKAALTTLNHPAGAPTAFETEGSDFATEVSWLLRVADAYRRASPDTATKLLVPTTTPASHLTRN is encoded by the coding sequence ATGTCCGTCGCTGATGCGATCGTCTCGCTGATCATCGCGCTCCTGCTCCTGCAGGCCGTCATCCGTATCCCCGCCGCTCTGCTGGGACGGCGCCGCGCACGCTCTCTGTGGGGCGCGTTCGCCGCATTCTCCTTGTCCTGGTGCCTGCGCACCGATGCCGGTCGCGCCGTGATCGACGTGCTCGGGGTCAACGACCTGCCCACTCTGCTCAAGCACGTTCTGGGGATCACAGGCATATGCGTGCTGCTGACTTACGTCACGGACGTCTACAGCAGCGAGGACGCCACCGCCCTCCATATCCGCATCACTTCGGTGGTGCGACGCGCAGCGGCCCGCACTTCGCTCGCCACGATTCTGTGCCTCGCCGGCGTCTTCTTCTTCGCTCTGGACCGGTCGAAGACGGCCGCGGACAGCCCGTACTTCATGGGCCGGCACGCCGGCGAGCCGGGCCTGGCCGTGTACATGGGCCTTTTCTACCTCTATACCGCCGCAGCCGCCGCGGTTTGCGGATACCAGTGGGGCAGGGCCGCACGGCACGCCCACCGGTGGGCCTTGCGGATCGGGCTGGCATTGATGGCTTCGGGTATGGCGCTGGTGGCCGTCTACGCCGTTGTGCGCATCTCCTATGTCGTCGTGACCACCATCCGCCCCGTATCCCTCGCGACCTCCATCGAGCAGGAGAACTTCACCGATGGCCTGCTGTACGCAGGATTCCTGTTGTGGGCACTTGGCTCGATCACTCCCGCGACCCGGGCTCTCATCGGCCGGATCCAGAGCACGAAGGACGTGTTCGGCCTGTATCCGTTGTGGCGTGATCTCGCCGTCGCCTTGGACGGGATCGCTCTGTACGCGCCCAGCAACATGTTGGACGGACACCGAGCTGCCGCATTCTTCAACACGGCCCGGGACGTCATTTCCCAGTTCGTCACCCCGCAGGTCCGGCTCGGCCGCTACGTGACCGAAATTCGGGACAGCATCCAGCAACTGCGGCGGCGCGCCCCGGCTGACCTCTTCGTGCGGGCCCGGCAGCTTGCCGAATCCCAAGGCCACACCGGAGCAGACGCCGATGCCGTTGCCGAGGCGTACTGGATCAAAGCGGCCTTGACCACCTTGAACCACCCGGCCGGGGCACCGACCGCCTTCGAAACAGAAGGGTCCGACTTCGCCACCGAGGTCTCCTGGCTGCTGCGTGTCGCCGACGCCTACCGTCGGGCCAGCCCAGATACGGCCACCAAGCTTCTCGTACCCACCACCACGCCAGCCTCCCACCTCACCAGGAACTGA
- a CDS encoding NUDIX domain-containing protein, whose protein sequence is MSTPRPATLNASAAALFFNNEGSALIVNPTYKDHWNLPGGGVEIGLGETPYDAAVREVREEIGITPPIGRLLVTAWLSLGTKGAQLLYIFDGGVLSAEDEAAITLQESELSEYRFCPPHGLEPGLMPPHLTEVWQAALAARSECRTEFVSVRL, encoded by the coding sequence ATGAGTACCCCACGCCCTGCCACCCTGAATGCCTCGGCCGCCGCGCTCTTCTTCAACAACGAGGGCAGCGCGCTTATCGTCAACCCCACCTACAAGGACCACTGGAACCTTCCCGGCGGCGGGGTCGAGATCGGCCTGGGTGAGACGCCGTACGACGCCGCTGTCCGCGAGGTCCGTGAGGAAATCGGTATCACCCCGCCGATCGGCCGCCTGCTCGTCACCGCCTGGCTCTCGCTCGGGACCAAAGGCGCCCAGCTGCTGTACATCTTCGACGGCGGGGTGCTGAGCGCCGAGGACGAGGCCGCGATCACCCTGCAGGAGAGCGAACTGAGCGAATACCGCTTCTGCCCGCCCCACGGCCTGGAGCCTGGTCTGATGCCCCCTCACCTCACCGAAGTGTGGCAGGCCGCTCTCGCCGCCCGCAGTGAATGCCGGACCGAGTTCGTCTCCGTGCGCCTGTAG
- a CDS encoding helix-turn-helix domain-containing protein: MPARRFDAERLLLARRDAHLKQSDIGQALGVSGARVSAWETGRSAPDPERLPGLAQALGQDLDVLFPREGWADLADLRADAGYSQAATRELIGTRTAGPVAAAEHGQRRLAQEYEERLAHAYGVSREALRRAQERSFGIDVPEPGARSGGTLSEPRTLADKITYVLDQMPVRPSDTEIAARGNAMIGRHVLTGDLVCGLRTGRVTSVSPAAGEALAEALDTTSLMWSEDADVQRIITETLVLRGQIAAIAARGGGEEGLSAELLAFVSREVGKAGEEFRGQPDQSAP, translated from the coding sequence ATGCCGGCTCGCCGGTTTGACGCTGAGCGTCTTCTGCTCGCTCGCCGGGATGCCCACCTGAAGCAGAGTGACATCGGCCAGGCCCTAGGGGTCAGCGGGGCCCGCGTCAGTGCCTGGGAGACGGGGCGCTCGGCCCCCGATCCGGAGCGGCTGCCGGGGCTCGCCCAGGCGCTTGGGCAGGATCTGGATGTGCTGTTCCCCCGTGAGGGGTGGGCGGATCTCGCGGATCTGCGCGCCGATGCCGGATACTCGCAGGCAGCGACCCGGGAGCTGATCGGGACGCGGACGGCGGGTCCGGTTGCTGCTGCAGAGCATGGCCAGCGACGGCTTGCGCAGGAGTATGAAGAGCGCCTCGCTCACGCGTACGGAGTAAGCCGGGAAGCTTTGCGGCGCGCCCAGGAGCGGTCCTTCGGTATTGATGTGCCCGAGCCGGGCGCGCGGAGCGGGGGCACCCTGTCGGAGCCGAGGACCCTCGCCGACAAGATCACCTATGTGTTGGACCAGATGCCGGTGCGGCCGTCGGATACGGAGATCGCCGCGCGTGGCAACGCCATGATCGGGCGGCACGTCCTGACCGGGGACCTCGTGTGCGGGCTTCGTACGGGTCGGGTGACCAGCGTCTCCCCGGCGGCAGGGGAGGCACTTGCAGAGGCTCTCGACACCACGTCGCTGATGTGGTCCGAGGATGCCGATGTGCAGCGGATCATTACGGAAACGCTGGTACTGCGAGGGCAGATTGCCGCGATTGCCGCACGTGGCGGCGGCGAGGAAGGGCTGTCGGCGGAGCTGCTGGCGTTCGTGAGCCGCGAGGTCGGCAAAGCTGGTGAGGAGTTCCGGGGGCAGCCGGACCAGTCCGCCCCGTGA
- a CDS encoding helix-turn-helix domain-containing protein, protein MSSEAREWVWEHSSSRGTARLVLLSIADRVADEQCVSWASLSSLAQRTHASVSTVREAIDRLVHAGELEQLDDLTGPQRSTVYRLPLAAQAEARASEDQDADQGSADDPEATPALRISALRRYGIRPREVPESAARARKPAVPETGRSRRKPARRRTGNRHSDVPETGTQNRSEPDLNRRYSSGGAAVTLAAEWQVDAATHTWVRQQGHLDRLGEQGLQAADAKWRAHRAGHTPRPAEAWAADWRSWIVREHAPSRPNLSAVPGRATAAPSGMTRAEAHTAALLAALDEPTGTEG, encoded by the coding sequence ATGAGCAGCGAAGCCCGCGAGTGGGTGTGGGAGCACAGCTCCAGCCGGGGAACCGCGCGTCTGGTCCTGCTGTCGATCGCCGACCGTGTGGCCGATGAGCAGTGCGTCTCCTGGGCCTCGCTGTCGAGCCTGGCCCAGCGCACTCACGCATCCGTCTCCACGGTGCGCGAGGCCATCGACCGTCTGGTCCACGCCGGTGAGCTGGAGCAGCTCGACGACCTCACCGGTCCGCAGCGCAGCACCGTCTACCGCCTCCCTCTCGCTGCCCAGGCAGAGGCTCGGGCATCAGAGGACCAGGACGCCGACCAGGGGTCGGCGGATGACCCCGAGGCCACCCCAGCGCTCCGGATCTCGGCCTTGCGGCGGTACGGAATCCGCCCGCGTGAGGTGCCGGAGTCCGCCGCGAGGGCCCGGAAACCGGCAGTACCGGAAACCGGCAGGTCAAGGCGGAAACCGGCACGTCGACGTACCGGAAACCGGCACAGCGATGTACCGGAAACCGGCACACAGAACCGTAGTGAACCGGATTTGAACCGTAGGTACAGCAGTGGTGGTGCTGCCGTCACCTTGGCTGCCGAGTGGCAGGTCGACGCGGCCACCCACACCTGGGTCCGCCAGCAGGGGCACCTCGACCGACTCGGCGAGCAGGGCCTGCAGGCCGCCGATGCGAAGTGGCGTGCCCACCGGGCGGGCCACACGCCGAGGCCGGCGGAAGCCTGGGCTGCCGACTGGCGCTCCTGGATCGTCCGGGAGCACGCCCCCAGCCGCCCGAACCTCTCCGCCGTGCCCGGCAGGGCCACCGCCGCACCGAGCGGCATGACGCGGGCCGAGGCCCACACCGCTGCCCTTCTCGCCGCCCTCGACGAGCCGACCGGAACGGAGGGCTGA
- a CDS encoding zinc finger domain-containing protein gives MDRRETAALLAYIGRLDPRTIRTDQGEARDQLAQWHELLGDMPMATPHGWDARVAARQHIRTSPYQILPADVVRPWESYRRDRLARHSDPTPSADPDDQAAWTAELVGTRRAVAAGTAQPAQARAITSGRDGLDPKLEARLREIGSCIPPAARAALAPYRPARAAREAAVAQALPDALSVRCEWCLAQPGEPCRRRRIGPDDGVRGTAPRATPHPGRIDLAAAQQDRQNEQAQQPAMA, from the coding sequence GTGGACCGCCGCGAAACCGCTGCCCTGCTGGCCTACATCGGCCGACTCGACCCCCGCACCATCCGCACCGACCAGGGCGAAGCCCGCGACCAGCTCGCCCAGTGGCACGAGCTGCTCGGCGACATGCCGATGGCCACTCCACACGGCTGGGACGCCCGCGTCGCCGCCCGCCAACACATCCGCACCTCGCCGTACCAGATCCTGCCCGCGGACGTCGTCCGTCCCTGGGAGAGCTACCGGCGCGACCGCCTGGCCCGGCACTCCGATCCGACACCGTCCGCCGACCCGGACGACCAAGCCGCCTGGACCGCCGAACTGGTCGGCACCCGCCGCGCCGTCGCCGCCGGCACCGCGCAGCCCGCGCAAGCCCGGGCGATCACCAGCGGTCGCGACGGACTCGACCCGAAGCTGGAGGCGCGGCTGCGGGAGATCGGCTCCTGCATACCGCCCGCAGCCCGAGCCGCCCTCGCGCCCTACCGGCCCGCCCGAGCAGCCCGCGAAGCCGCCGTCGCACAGGCGCTGCCCGACGCCCTGAGCGTTCGCTGCGAGTGGTGCCTGGCCCAGCCCGGCGAGCCATGTCGCCGCCGCCGGATCGGCCCCGACGACGGGGTACGCGGAACTGCCCCGCGCGCCACCCCACACCCAGGCCGCATCGACCTGGCCGCCGCCCAACAGGACCGGCAGAACGAGCAGGCTCAACAGCCCGCCATGGCCTGA
- a CDS encoding WhiB family transcriptional regulator, with protein MRHITTHDAPPTGLRGIGDTGWHTRGACHGMDVEDADAVFFPGPRDHEEIAEAKELCGWCPVRRACLDFALENVLKEGVWGGLTEAERRPLHDNLHQRLDYRRVTAFFQGRDVHLTEAERQVVIDHAYVRGWLPNRLAAALQISHKHARDLLRQAANKVFDRDRTYGVPRPKKKRKKTTAAAGSPAPTAPGTQQPVTRPAASTPAQAPLGKAA; from the coding sequence TTGCGCCACATCACCACCCACGACGCGCCGCCCACCGGCCTGCGCGGCATCGGAGACACCGGCTGGCACACCCGCGGAGCGTGCCACGGCATGGACGTCGAGGACGCCGACGCGGTGTTCTTCCCCGGGCCCCGGGATCACGAGGAGATCGCGGAGGCGAAGGAGCTGTGCGGCTGGTGCCCCGTACGCCGCGCGTGCCTGGACTTCGCCCTGGAGAACGTCCTCAAGGAAGGCGTCTGGGGCGGCCTCACCGAAGCCGAGCGGCGCCCGCTGCACGACAACCTGCACCAGCGCCTCGACTACCGGCGCGTGACCGCCTTCTTCCAAGGGCGCGACGTGCACCTGACCGAGGCCGAGCGGCAAGTCGTCATCGACCACGCCTACGTCCGAGGCTGGCTGCCTAACCGGCTCGCCGCCGCCCTCCAGATCAGTCACAAGCACGCCCGAGACCTGCTCCGGCAGGCCGCCAACAAGGTCTTCGACCGCGACCGCACCTACGGCGTGCCCCGCCCCAAGAAAAAGCGGAAGAAGACCACCGCGGCAGCAGGCAGCCCCGCTCCCACTGCACCCGGCACACAGCA